The proteins below come from a single Triticum aestivum cultivar Chinese Spring chromosome 5D, IWGSC CS RefSeq v2.1, whole genome shotgun sequence genomic window:
- the LOC123124947 gene encoding blue copper protein produces the protein MASFSAALVALLVASCAAAAAATTFDVGDGHGWQTGVDYTAWTSDKTFAVGDALVFNYTSKAHTVTEVNKSGYDACSGGNSLSNDDSGATTITLTTPGVHYFICDVPGHCASGMKLAVTVTVAGGSTTGGTIPAGAAGGSLLPAMSGLVTAAAGALIVLAPF, from the exons ATGGCGTCCTTTTCTGCCGCTCTCGTCGCGCTGCTGGTCGCGAGctgcgccgcggcggcggcggctacgacgTTCGACGTCGGCGACGGGCACGGCTGGCAGACCGGCGTCGACTACACGGCCTGGACGTCCGACAAGACCTTCGCGGTCGGCGACGCGCTAG TGTTCAACTACACGAGCAAGGCGCACACGGTGACGGAGGTGAACAAGAGCGGCTACGACGCCTGCTCGGGCGGCAACTCGCTGAGCAACGACGACAGCGGCGCCACCACCATCACGCTCACGACCCCTGGCGTGCACTACTTCATCTGCGACGTCCCCGGCCACTGCGCCAGCGGCATGAAGCTCGCCGTCACCGTCACGGTCGCGGGGGGCTCCACGACGGGAGGCACaatccccgccggcgccgccggggGATCCCTCCTGCCGGCGATGAGCGGCCTCGTCACCGCCGCCGCGGGGGCTCTAATCGTGCTCGCACCATTCTGA